Proteins from a single region of Runella sp. SP2:
- a CDS encoding SDR family oxidoreductase produces MDLKNSTILITGGTSGIGLEFVKQLTELGATIIVTGRKLDALNETKKQFPNVHTFQSDVSNPRDIEKLYKEITLQFPDLNIIINNAGLMRLIDVQDQSLNLENINREIATNLSGTVQMVHQFLPHLLKQKSAAIVNVSSGIAFMSYSAAPIYSATKAGVRAYTQSLRLQLEDTNVRVFEMIPPGVKTKLQDDWIKQPNESMMMNADDMVKVAINGLLKDKKELKPFAINIIKLASRLMPNVLLNFGHREFKEIKKLKNN; encoded by the coding sequence ATGGACTTAAAAAACAGCACAATCCTTATTACAGGAGGCACAAGTGGAATCGGTTTAGAATTTGTAAAACAATTGACTGAACTAGGTGCAACTATCATTGTTACAGGCAGAAAATTGGATGCACTTAACGAAACAAAAAAGCAATTTCCCAACGTACATACGTTCCAAAGTGACGTGAGTAATCCAAGGGATATTGAGAAGTTATACAAAGAAATTACGCTACAATTTCCCGACCTCAACATCATCATTAATAACGCAGGTTTGATGCGTTTAATTGACGTACAAGATCAGTCATTGAACTTGGAAAATATCAACCGAGAAATTGCTACTAATCTTTCAGGAACCGTTCAAATGGTGCATCAGTTTTTGCCCCATTTATTAAAACAAAAATCAGCCGCAATTGTCAACGTTTCATCGGGTATTGCTTTTATGAGCTACTCAGCAGCGCCCATTTACAGCGCAACCAAAGCAGGGGTTCGCGCCTACACCCAATCCTTACGATTACAATTGGAAGATACCAATGTAAGGGTATTTGAAATGATTCCTCCAGGAGTAAAAACAAAATTGCAAGACGATTGGATAAAACAGCCTAACGAAAGCATGATGATGAACGCAGACGACATGGTAAAAGTGGCGATTAATGGTCTGCTAAAAGACAAAAAGGAATTAAAACCTTTTGCCATCAACATTATCAAATTAGCCAGCAGGCTCATGCCCAACGTTTTATTAAACTTTGGGCACCGTGAATTTAAAGAAATTAAAAAGCTCAAAAACAACTAA
- a CDS encoding xanthine dehydrogenase family protein molybdopterin-binding subunit has protein sequence MENKDKKPKKGFSRRKFLAISGSGVAGTLALLYFGQGAIRRKISDFTSEMEIPADVSNFDHKLWFEVNADNTITLKSPKAEMGQGIFTGFAMLAAEELDIAVEKIKVVHANSLNGLLSNTGGSNSTSSFYVTIREVAATLRETLKLQASKLWNIPVASISTKDGMLTAGDKQLSYADLAKQITKWETTETPALRPSSQFKYVGKQQKRIDLPDKVLGKPIYGIDTTLPDMVYGAMLYSPYVKGTLKSADTSSAKNSAGVLKIVEETNWIGVVATSRYATQTAVEKIKAEWDYNPNVSTKDLEKLITVGNGKEVNIQNDGDTGSVTDEVLTGEFRTPIGFHGNLEPSIVVADYKDNKITLYASFQNPAYLQTSVAEALDLNTEDVAIMPTYMGGGFGRKAFKSNAVEAAKLSKAVGKPVHLLATRQQEFQNGYVRPNTHHVLKGKVSKEGKILAFEHHLATGPMIFNSVPAIAETILGADFIVAGHGARCPYHVTNIKTTVWHNNLPFETSIWRGVGMFANTFAIESFMDELAHRAGVNPLKLRIDHCDDTPQLVRRKKLLEIIGEKSGWHLPKSEGIGRGLAVCDDRKTVSAAVVEVKIVDGAIKVVKVTQAIDPGKIINPDGIRQQVEGATMMAISATLYEQGTVENGQFVQTNFHNYQVVRLSDTPEIEVILHEGSEVPSGVGEPPLSPIAPAIANAIFDLTGKRLRSLPLQLAFQAASNL, from the coding sequence ATGGAAAACAAGGATAAAAAACCTAAAAAGGGATTTTCGAGAAGAAAATTTTTGGCCATCTCTGGCTCAGGTGTGGCAGGAACGTTGGCCTTGCTCTATTTCGGACAAGGAGCTATTAGAAGAAAAATAAGTGACTTCACTTCCGAAATGGAAATTCCAGCGGATGTCTCGAACTTTGACCATAAGCTATGGTTTGAAGTCAATGCCGACAATACCATTACCCTAAAATCGCCCAAAGCCGAAATGGGACAAGGGATTTTTACGGGTTTTGCCATGCTTGCTGCGGAAGAACTGGACATTGCGGTGGAAAAAATCAAGGTTGTTCATGCCAACTCTCTGAACGGCCTTCTCTCAAATACGGGGGGAAGCAACAGCACCTCTTCTTTTTATGTCACTATTCGAGAAGTGGCCGCTACCCTGCGAGAAACCCTCAAACTTCAGGCGTCGAAATTGTGGAATATTCCCGTCGCTTCCATCTCCACCAAAGACGGAATGTTGACGGCAGGTGATAAGCAATTATCGTATGCCGACTTGGCCAAACAAATTACCAAATGGGAAACGACCGAAACACCCGCGTTACGGCCGTCTTCACAGTTCAAGTACGTCGGAAAACAACAAAAACGAATTGATTTGCCCGATAAAGTCCTCGGCAAACCGATTTACGGCATTGATACTACCTTGCCTGATATGGTTTACGGCGCGATGCTTTATTCTCCCTATGTGAAAGGAACGCTCAAAAGTGCAGATACCAGTAGTGCAAAAAATTCGGCGGGCGTACTAAAAATCGTGGAAGAAACAAACTGGATTGGCGTGGTAGCCACGTCTCGCTACGCCACCCAAACGGCGGTGGAGAAAATCAAGGCGGAGTGGGACTACAACCCCAACGTTTCTACCAAGGACCTCGAAAAATTAATAACGGTCGGGAACGGCAAAGAGGTTAATATCCAAAACGATGGCGACACAGGCAGCGTAACCGATGAGGTGCTAACGGGCGAATTTCGTACGCCGATTGGTTTTCATGGCAATTTAGAGCCTTCCATTGTCGTCGCTGATTATAAAGATAACAAAATAACGCTTTACGCTTCTTTCCAAAATCCAGCCTATTTACAAACTTCCGTTGCGGAGGCGTTAGACCTTAACACCGAGGACGTTGCCATTATGCCTACGTACATGGGAGGCGGATTTGGCAGAAAGGCGTTTAAGAGCAACGCCGTGGAGGCGGCCAAACTATCCAAAGCCGTCGGGAAGCCCGTTCACCTGCTTGCTACCCGCCAGCAAGAGTTTCAAAACGGATACGTAAGGCCCAATACCCACCATGTTTTAAAAGGGAAAGTGAGCAAAGAGGGGAAAATTTTGGCTTTTGAACACCATCTTGCCACGGGGCCGATGATATTTAACTCCGTCCCCGCTATTGCCGAAACCATTTTGGGTGCCGACTTTATCGTGGCAGGACACGGCGCGCGGTGCCCGTACCATGTCACCAACATTAAAACCACAGTATGGCACAACAACCTTCCCTTTGAAACCAGTATATGGCGGGGAGTGGGGATGTTTGCCAATACGTTCGCCATCGAAAGTTTTATGGATGAATTGGCGCATAGAGCAGGCGTTAATCCCCTGAAGTTGCGAATCGACCACTGCGACGACACACCTCAGTTGGTTCGTCGGAAAAAGTTGCTCGAAATCATTGGCGAAAAATCAGGCTGGCACTTGCCAAAGTCGGAAGGGATTGGGCGCGGCTTGGCAGTATGCGACGACCGTAAAACGGTTTCGGCGGCGGTGGTAGAAGTAAAAATCGTCGATGGAGCCATTAAGGTTGTGAAAGTGACACAGGCCATTGACCCTGGCAAAATCATTAACCCCGACGGTATCAGGCAGCAAGTAGAAGGTGCTACCATGATGGCCATCAGTGCGACTCTTTACGAGCAAGGCACGGTAGAAAATGGGCAATTTGTACAAACCAATTTCCATAATTACCAAGTAGTCCGCCTCAGCGATACACCCGAAATAGAAGTCATTTTACACGAAGGTTCTGAGGTACCTTCGGGGGTTGGAGAGCCTCCGCTTTCTCCCATTGCACCCGCCATCGCCAATGCGATTTTTGACCTGACGGGTAAGCGTTTAAGGTCGCTGCCTTTGCAGTTGGCTTTTCAGGCCGCATCAAATCTGTAA
- a CDS encoding (2Fe-2S)-binding protein — translation MQLSLTINNKPTVLDVEPDMPLLWLIRDEAQLKGTKFGCGKAQCGACSLYVDGDLIRSCSYPSQMANGKKITTIEGLSEDETHLHPVQQAWLEVQVPQCGYCQSGFMMAAAKLLEGNPNPTVDDIKNGISNICRCGTHPRIIKAILLAAKLKNDGKQG, via the coding sequence ATGCAACTTTCACTAACCATCAATAACAAGCCTACGGTTTTGGATGTCGAGCCCGACATGCCTTTACTTTGGCTCATTCGTGATGAAGCCCAGCTTAAAGGGACAAAGTTTGGCTGTGGCAAAGCCCAGTGCGGCGCTTGCTCGCTTTATGTTGACGGGGATTTAATCCGCTCCTGTTCGTATCCTTCCCAAATGGCCAATGGCAAAAAAATAACCACCATCGAGGGGCTTTCGGAAGACGAAACCCATCTGCACCCCGTACAGCAAGCGTGGCTGGAAGTTCAAGTCCCCCAATGCGGCTACTGCCAATCGGGTTTTATGATGGCAGCGGCTAAGCTTTTGGAAGGAAACCCCAACCCCACAGTCGATGACATCAAAAACGGCATTTCCAACATCTGTCGGTGTGGTACGCATCCTCGCATTATTAAAGCAATTCTTTTGGCGGCAAAACTGAAAAACGATGGAAAACAAGGATAA
- a CDS encoding helix-turn-helix domain-containing protein, producing MSQLVTIKKPAACVADNEVCTTSMRAIQDIMDVLGGKWKISIVTCLCFSPRRFSELLKLVDGISGKVLSRELKDLEMNKLISRTVKDTQPISVEYAITEYGNSFKELIQIMAEWGVKHRKEIIGK from the coding sequence ATGAGTCAGCTTGTGACAATTAAGAAACCAGCCGCTTGCGTGGCAGACAATGAAGTTTGTACCACCTCTATGAGAGCTATTCAAGACATTATGGACGTATTGGGCGGAAAATGGAAAATCTCCATCGTTACCTGCCTTTGTTTTAGTCCAAGAAGGTTTAGCGAGTTATTAAAACTGGTGGACGGTATCTCTGGGAAGGTATTGAGCCGCGAGTTAAAAGACCTAGAAATGAACAAATTAATTTCAAGAACGGTCAAAGACACCCAGCCTATTTCGGTAGAATATGCCATTACCGAATACGGAAATTCGTTCAAAGAGCTGATTCAAATCATGGCTGAGTGGGGCGTAAAACACCGAAAAGAGATTATCGGAAAATAA
- a CDS encoding SDR family oxidoreductase has translation MSNKVVLITGTNSGFGWLTANTLAELGHKVYATMRDTQSKNADKAKALAQVANITVLDVTLTDDASVKTAIDSVIAAEGRIDVLVNNAGFAASGVTESFTTTDVEEMFGLHVVAYWRLMKAVLPVMRQQADGLIVNISSGAGRFAFPFMTVYSAAKFGLEGLSEGLHYEVKPLGVDVAIIQPGAFPTDILHKVRTGSDESVVAGYGALAEIPNQMGNGLAQLFETTKPNPQEVADAVVTLINLPKGERPLRTVVDPSTGYIVEAANEAVQVEYEKTITAFGMGSLLN, from the coding sequence ATGAGTAACAAAGTTGTATTGATTACAGGGACGAATAGTGGGTTTGGTTGGTTGACCGCCAACACGTTAGCCGAATTGGGGCACAAGGTATATGCTACCATGCGAGATACCCAATCTAAAAATGCCGACAAAGCAAAAGCACTGGCACAGGTGGCCAATATCACGGTGCTAGACGTTACGCTGACGGACGATGCGAGTGTAAAAACTGCTATTGATTCAGTGATTGCCGCCGAAGGGCGAATTGATGTATTGGTCAATAATGCGGGTTTTGCGGCTTCGGGGGTAACTGAGAGTTTTACCACGACCGACGTGGAGGAAATGTTTGGACTGCATGTGGTGGCTTATTGGAGATTGATGAAAGCCGTTTTGCCCGTCATGCGTCAACAAGCCGATGGGCTCATCGTGAATATCTCAAGCGGTGCGGGACGGTTTGCGTTTCCGTTTATGACAGTCTATAGTGCCGCCAAATTTGGGTTAGAAGGGTTGAGCGAAGGATTGCATTACGAAGTAAAACCCTTGGGCGTGGACGTGGCGATTATTCAGCCAGGTGCCTTCCCGACCGATATTTTGCACAAAGTCAGAACGGGTTCTGATGAGTCGGTTGTGGCAGGATACGGCGCATTGGCAGAAATTCCGAATCAGATGGGGAACGGCTTGGCACAATTGTTCGAAACAACCAAACCTAATCCTCAAGAAGTAGCCGATGCCGTAGTAACGCTCATAAACCTACCCAAAGGCGAACGCCCCCTCAGAACGGTCGTTGACCCATCAACGGGCTACATCGTAGAAGCGGCCAACGAAGCAGTACAGGTAGAATATGAAAAAACAATTACCGCATTTGGCATGGGTTCTTTGTTAAATTAA
- a CDS encoding DUF1330 domain-containing protein, whose product MIHITQLIYVIEGQEAVFDEFESVAIPTIAKYNGRLLFRVRPPKESFIEAQIEAPYEIHLVEFDAHEDFQNFMKDEDRKKILHLKEQSIKASVLYLGQKL is encoded by the coding sequence ATGATACACATCACCCAACTTATTTACGTCATTGAAGGCCAAGAGGCTGTTTTTGATGAATTTGAAAGCGTGGCCATCCCCACCATCGCCAAGTACAATGGCCGTCTTTTGTTTAGGGTACGCCCACCCAAAGAGAGTTTTATTGAAGCGCAAATCGAAGCACCTTATGAAATCCATCTGGTAGAGTTTGACGCCCACGAAGACTTCCAAAATTTTATGAAAGACGAAGACCGCAAAAAGATTTTACACCTCAAAGAGCAATCCATTAAGGCATCCGTACTCTATTTGGGACAAAAATTATAG
- a CDS encoding VOC family protein: protein MKIRLHEIELGTSDPAKSKSFYNAILGLKTSVDQAALNVFQSGVGGIDFNTSTHLSPNTAVVSFLTDNLPEVIERLSANGINFSEPKKSHLGMTSIEFSDPDGHLIRVNQPTEDSPTWLKV from the coding sequence ATGAAAATAAGACTTCACGAAATTGAGCTGGGCACCAGTGACCCCGCCAAAAGTAAATCATTTTACAACGCTATTTTAGGTCTAAAGACTTCGGTTGACCAAGCAGCACTCAACGTTTTCCAGTCGGGAGTGGGAGGGATTGATTTTAATACGTCAACCCATTTATCGCCCAATACGGCTGTTGTAAGTTTTTTGACAGACAATTTGCCAGAGGTAATCGAAAGACTCTCTGCGAATGGAATTAACTTTAGCGAACCCAAAAAATCACATTTGGGGATGACAAGCATTGAATTTAGCGACCCAGACGGTCATTTAATTCGAGTCAACCAGCCAACCGAAGACTCTCCGACTTGGTTAAAAGTGTAG